GCCCGCTTGATTAACCTGCCCAGCACGCCGGTAGCCGAGGTGGTCAATGATTGAACTGGATGTTAATGCATTAGCCTCAGATATTTACTACCGGCGAAGCTATATTTCCTTGTATGAGAATGACGCTGAATACTTTGAGTATACTTATCAAGAAGGTCAGTCTCGCATCAGGTTTTGCTCTCTCAAGCGCAGAATCGACAATGTATTGGGCGTTCCTATAAGTGACGAGTTATACGACTTGGAAACCCCTTATGGTTATGGAGGCCCCTTAAGTAACTCTGAGGATCAAGGCTTTCTCAATCGTGCTTTTGCTGCCTATAAAAGTCACTGTAAACAGCATAATATTGTTTGTGAGTTTATCCGGTTTCACCCGCTTAACCCGTTAGCCAAACACAGCTTTCTTTTTAATATGTGCCGTATTGAGCGACACGTGGTCGCAGTAGAGCTTACCGAAAAAGACACTCGTCGAAGCCAGTATTCAAAAACGACAAGAAACATCATAAAAAAAGCGGAGTCGCAGTTAGATATTGAGCATAACGCGCTAGAAATAGATCAATTCTCTCAATTTTACTTCCATACCATGGAAAGAAACAAAGCCGAGAAATTTTATTTCTTTGACAACAGTTATTTTCATGCGTTGTTAGCAACTGGATGGACAGAATTACTGGCGGTAAAATATCAGGGTACTTACGCGTCCTTAGGTTTGTTTATGATAGGTAATGAGTTGGCCCACTATCATTTATCTGCCAACAATCATGAACTAATGCACAAAAATGGGAACTACCTGTTACTTGATGCAGCATTCGAACTTGCTCGTTCCCATGGATGTCAATACATGCTTTTGGGTGGTGGAAGAACCGCTCAAAAAGAAGATAGTTTATTTCTCTTTAAGTCTAAATTCTCAAAGAAAACCTTACCTTTCTATATTGCTGGTATCGACTTTATGCCCGAAAAGCGTATAGAACTGAACAAACTTTGGTGCGAATTGAGTACCACAGCAGAGATACCGGCAAGATTTCAGCTTTATAGAGCTTTGGAGCCCAATCATGGTTAAGACTTTTATCATCGCCGAAGCGGGCGTAAATCATAATGGCAATATTGCTCTGGCAAAGCAGCTAATTGACTCTGCAGTGGAAGCCGGCGTTGATGCAGTAAAGTTCCAGACTTGGAAAACCGAATTGCTTGTCAGCAAAGATGCTGAAATGGCTGCATATCAGATTGAAAACACACACAAAAAAGAGTCTCAATTTGAAATGCTCAAGAGACTTGAGCTGAGTTATCCCGACTTTATCGAGTTAAAGGCGTACTGTGATACTAAAAATATCTTGTTCCTTTCAACCCCAGACGAGCATGAAAGCGCTCGTTTTTTAAACGGATTACAGAGTGTCTTTAAAATTGGATCCGGTGAACTGACCAACGTTCCATTCCTCAGGTTAATTGCAGGTTTTGGTAAACCTGTGATCCTATCGACTGGCATGGGATACCTTTCAGAAGTGGAACAAGCACTGTTTGTGCTAACAGAAGCAGGACTGGCACTAACGGATATAACGGTTTTACATGCAACCACCGACTACCCCACGGCGCCACAGGACGTAAACTTACGTGCCATGCTGACTATTCAAAATGCGTTTCCCGGAGTTAAGGTCGGTTATTCCGACCATACTTTGGGGATTGAAGTATCTGTCGCGGCAGTCGCCTTGGGTGCAAGTATCATTGAAAAACATTTTACGCTGGATAAAGCAATGCCGGGCCCCGATCACAAAGCGAGCCTTGAACCTGCTGAACTGAAAGCGTTGGTGCAAGCCATTCGAAATGTCGAAGCATCCCTTGGGGATGGCCGAAAGCTCCCCACGTCAACTGAAATGGTTAATCGAAAGCTCGTCAGAAAAAGTATCATCGCAAATACTTATATCAGCGCGGGCACAGAGATAACCGCCGATATGTTGGATGTCAGACGTCCGGGAGATGGAATTTCCCCTTCTCGCTGGGATGAGGTAATCGGCAGTATCGCCAAAAAGGACTATCAATCAGGAGACCTCATTTAATGCGGAAGATTTCCGTTGTGACAGCAACCCGAGCAGAATATGGATTGTTGAGAGGATTACTCGAGGACATCAATGCAGCATCGGAGCTGGAATTA
This portion of the Shewanella amazonensis SB2B genome encodes:
- a CDS encoding GNAT family N-acetyltransferase, with the translated sequence MIELDVNALASDIYYRRSYISLYENDAEYFEYTYQEGQSRIRFCSLKRRIDNVLGVPISDELYDLETPYGYGGPLSNSEDQGFLNRAFAAYKSHCKQHNIVCEFIRFHPLNPLAKHSFLFNMCRIERHVVAVELTEKDTRRSQYSKTTRNIIKKAESQLDIEHNALEIDQFSQFYFHTMERNKAEKFYFFDNSYFHALLATGWTELLAVKYQGTYASLGLFMIGNELAHYHLSANNHELMHKNGNYLLLDAAFELARSHGCQYMLLGGGRTAQKEDSLFLFKSKFSKKTLPFYIAGIDFMPEKRIELNKLWCELSTTAEIPARFQLYRALEPNHG
- the neuB gene encoding N-acetylneuraminate synthase yields the protein MVKTFIIAEAGVNHNGNIALAKQLIDSAVEAGVDAVKFQTWKTELLVSKDAEMAAYQIENTHKKESQFEMLKRLELSYPDFIELKAYCDTKNILFLSTPDEHESARFLNGLQSVFKIGSGELTNVPFLRLIAGFGKPVILSTGMGYLSEVEQALFVLTEAGLALTDITVLHATTDYPTAPQDVNLRAMLTIQNAFPGVKVGYSDHTLGIEVSVAAVALGASIIEKHFTLDKAMPGPDHKASLEPAELKALVQAIRNVEASLGDGRKLPTSTEMVNRKLVRKSIIANTYISAGTEITADMLDVRRPGDGISPSRWDEVIGSIAKKDYQSGDLI